A window of the Cytophagaceae bacterium genome harbors these coding sequences:
- a CDS encoding TonB-dependent receptor produces the protein MLKKIIFSFIFFFSIYSAFSQKIGSISGKVRDKSSQEELPFVNLQLSGSNKGATTDESGNFRISNIPVGSYNLVVSYVGYKPFTLYNIVVNTGNENNYVIELEADVATLDAVEVKAKTQTAVTATIETPLSVQKLTTEEIKASPGGNFDISKVIQVLPGVGGGVGGGSFRNDIIIRGGGANENVFYLDGIEVPVINHFQTQGSSGGPQGMLNVSFIEDVKLSSSAFDARYDNALSSVFQFKQKTGNPNDFQGNIRLSATELAGTLEGPLSDKTTFLASARRSYLQLLFKALDLPIRPNYWDFQTKIQHQINKKTSLSFIGLGAIDDFSFVISDDYSPEKAETINSSPTINQWNYTVGASLKRLVHNGFWNLALSRNMFDNSIVKYEDNQEPETSAKTLDLNSREIENKLRWDMNKTVGAMKFSYGAMVQYVKYQNTTENVIRKEILSSTGAVIQPELRINFMSPLEPFFKYGAFVQFGKRFINNKLGVSGGLRTDGNSFTDDGNNFLKTVSPRVSFSYFVNNHWAINASAGRYTKLAPYTILGFADNTGKLVNQNAQYQISNHLAGGFEYLPDPSLRFTLEGFYKGYENMPVSIRTGVNLANMGADFNVLGNEAVQFDGTGKAYGIEFFAQKKLTKRFFGVMAYTFYRSLFAGTDGKLVSSSWDNRHLVSSALGYKFRKNWEIGLKFRFQGGAPYSPIDIETSRKNFVTQGITYYDYSRLNSMRLGAFNSSDLRIDKKINFRKTTLDLYLDVTNWYLSKSPDVPEFALKRDANTNNFLTTDGNPIKGDGSNGIDVIVNEPSALVTPTIGFILEF, from the coding sequence ATGCTTAAAAAAATCATATTTTCATTTATTTTCTTTTTTTCCATTTATTCAGCTTTTTCACAGAAAATCGGTAGTATTTCAGGTAAAGTCCGGGATAAAAGTTCTCAGGAAGAGCTGCCTTTTGTAAACCTGCAATTGAGTGGCTCAAACAAAGGAGCAACTACTGATGAATCAGGTAATTTCAGAATTTCAAACATTCCGGTAGGAAGTTATAATCTGGTGGTTTCCTATGTAGGATACAAGCCTTTTACGCTTTATAATATTGTTGTTAACACCGGAAATGAAAATAATTATGTGATTGAGCTTGAAGCCGATGTTGCTACCCTGGATGCCGTCGAAGTTAAAGCAAAAACTCAAACTGCGGTAACAGCCACTATCGAAACGCCTTTGAGTGTTCAAAAACTAACCACAGAAGAAATCAAAGCCAGCCCGGGTGGGAATTTTGATATAAGTAAAGTTATACAGGTTTTACCGGGAGTTGGAGGCGGTGTTGGAGGTGGCAGCTTCAGAAACGACATCATTATCAGAGGCGGCGGAGCTAATGAAAACGTATTCTATCTTGACGGTATCGAAGTACCCGTAATTAATCATTTTCAAACCCAAGGTAGTAGTGGTGGGCCACAAGGAATGTTAAATGTGAGTTTTATTGAAGATGTAAAACTCAGCAGTTCAGCCTTTGATGCGAGATATGACAATGCATTGAGTTCGGTTTTTCAGTTTAAGCAAAAAACAGGTAATCCCAATGATTTTCAGGGAAATATCAGATTAAGTGCCACTGAGCTGGCAGGAACACTGGAAGGTCCTCTTTCAGATAAAACTACGTTTCTCGCTTCGGCCAGAAGGTCTTATCTGCAATTATTATTCAAAGCCCTTGATTTACCTATCAGACCCAATTACTGGGATTTTCAAACGAAAATTCAACATCAAATCAACAAAAAGACTTCTTTGAGTTTTATCGGTTTGGGTGCAATAGATGATTTTAGTTTTGTGATTTCAGATGATTATTCACCCGAAAAAGCAGAAACCATAAATTCTTCGCCCACTATAAACCAGTGGAATTATACGGTTGGGGCATCGCTCAAAAGGTTGGTTCACAATGGATTCTGGAATCTTGCCCTTAGCAGAAATATGTTTGACAATAGCATTGTAAAATATGAGGACAACCAGGAACCCGAGACTTCTGCTAAAACTTTGGATTTGAATTCCAGAGAAATCGAAAACAAACTTCGCTGGGACATGAACAAAACCGTTGGAGCCATGAAGTTTTCATATGGTGCAATGGTGCAATATGTAAAATATCAAAATACAACTGAAAATGTAATCCGGAAAGAAATTTTGAGTTCAACGGGTGCGGTAATTCAACCCGAATTGAGAATAAATTTCATGAGTCCATTGGAGCCATTTTTTAAATATGGTGCTTTCGTACAATTTGGTAAAAGATTTATAAATAACAAATTAGGAGTTTCCGGTGGTCTCAGGACTGACGGAAATAGTTTCACTGATGATGGAAATAATTTCCTGAAAACAGTTTCACCAAGAGTGTCTTTTAGTTATTTTGTCAATAATCATTGGGCTATAAATGCCTCTGCAGGGAGATACACCAAACTAGCACCTTATACCATTCTTGGATTTGCCGATAACACCGGCAAACTTGTCAACCAAAACGCCCAATACCAAATATCCAATCACCTGGCGGGAGGTTTCGAGTACTTGCCTGATCCTAGTTTAAGGTTTACACTGGAAGGATTCTACAAAGGCTATGAAAATATGCCGGTCTCCATCAGAACCGGAGTGAATTTGGCCAACATGGGTGCTGATTTTAATGTTTTGGGCAATGAGGCTGTTCAGTTTGATGGAACCGGAAAAGCCTATGGCATTGAGTTTTTCGCACAGAAAAAACTAACCAAAAGGTTTTTTGGCGTAATGGCATACACATTTTACAGGAGTTTATTTGCCGGTACAGATGGCAAACTTGTTTCCAGCAGCTGGGACAACCGACATTTAGTAAGTTCAGCTTTGGGTTATAAGTTTAGAAAAAACTGGGAAATAGGACTTAAATTCCGATTCCAGGGCGGTGCTCCTTATTCTCCGATAGATATTGAAACTTCAAGAAAGAATTTTGTAACACAGGGAATCACCTATTATGACTATTCGAGGTTGAACAGTATGAGATTAGGAGCATTTAATAGTTCAGATTTAAGAATTGATAAAAAGATAAATTTCCGGAAAACAACACTGGATTTATATCTGGATGTAACTAACTGGTATTTATCTAAAAGTCCGGATGTGCCGGAATTTGCTCTGAAAAGAGATGCGAACACCAATAATTTCCTGACCACTGATGGAAATCCGATAAAAGGCGACGGTTCTAATGGGATCGATGTTATTGTAAATGAGCCTTCTGCCCTGGTTACACCAACGATTGGTTTTATTTTAGAATTCTAA
- a CDS encoding aminotransferase class I/II-fold pyridoxal phosphate-dependent enzyme yields MKKHTKLIRTQTQKSQFREHSTPLYLTSSFCFEDAQMGKDLFDNTLEGNIYSRFSNPTVQEFVDKVCMLEEAEDGIATATGMAAVFAGFGALLSSGDHIVSSKALFGSAHQIITQILPKWGITYTYIEASEPKEAWEAAILPNTKMIYLETPSNPGLELVDLEMIGDLCKKHNLIFSVDNCFATPLIQTPGQFGADLIIHSATKFFDGQGRVLGGIIVGKKEYIEHVRFFCRQTGPSMSPFNAWVLSKGLETLGLRMDRHCENALKLAQALEKIEGVKSVKYPFLPSHPQYDLAKKQMESGGALVTFELDGGFERVIRFTQKLTIPSLTSNLGDSRTTITNPNTTTHAKVAVADKEALGIFEGTMRVSVGLEDIEDLIEDFTQAILNSK; encoded by the coding sequence ATGAAAAAGCACACAAAACTTATCAGAACACAAACCCAAAAAAGTCAATTTAGGGAACATTCAACGCCTCTTTACCTTACTAGTAGTTTTTGCTTTGAAGATGCTCAGATGGGTAAAGACCTTTTTGACAATACCCTGGAAGGAAATATTTACAGTCGCTTTTCTAATCCTACCGTACAGGAATTTGTAGATAAAGTTTGTATGCTCGAAGAAGCTGAAGACGGTATCGCCACCGCAACCGGTATGGCTGCTGTATTTGCCGGATTTGGTGCCTTGCTATCTTCCGGGGATCATATCGTTTCATCAAAAGCTCTTTTTGGCTCTGCTCATCAGATTATCACCCAAATATTACCAAAATGGGGAATCACTTATACTTATATTGAGGCATCAGAGCCTAAAGAAGCTTGGGAAGCGGCAATTTTGCCCAATACAAAAATGATTTACCTCGAGACACCTTCCAATCCCGGTCTGGAATTGGTTGACCTTGAAATGATTGGAGATTTGTGCAAAAAACATAATTTGATTTTTTCGGTAGATAATTGCTTCGCAACTCCCTTGATTCAAACTCCCGGACAATTTGGGGCTGATTTGATTATTCATTCTGCCACTAAGTTTTTTGATGGACAGGGTAGAGTTTTGGGTGGTATTATTGTGGGTAAAAAAGAATACATTGAGCATGTGAGATTCTTTTGCAGGCAAACGGGCCCATCTATGTCGCCATTTAATGCCTGGGTACTAAGCAAAGGTTTGGAAACGCTGGGCTTAAGAATGGACAGGCATTGCGAAAATGCCTTAAAACTAGCTCAGGCTTTGGAAAAAATCGAAGGAGTAAAATCAGTGAAATATCCGTTTTTACCGTCTCACCCACAATATGATCTGGCAAAAAAACAAATGGAATCAGGTGGGGCATTGGTAACTTTCGAACTGGATGGAGGATTTGAAAGAGTGATAAGATTTACACAGAAACTGACCATCCCATCATTGACATCAAATCTTGGTGACAGCAGAACCACCATTACCAATCCCAATACAACCACACACGCCAAAGTGGCTGTGGCCGATAAAGAAGCACTTGGGATTTTTGAAGGAACAATGAGGGTTTCGGTTGGGCTTGAAGATATTGAGGATCTTATTGAAGATTTTACGCAGGCTATTCTGAATTCAAAATAA
- a CDS encoding 1-acyl-sn-glycerol-3-phosphate acyltransferase, with translation MNFIFRFFFKILGWKIEGRVPTELKKGIFVVAPHNSTKDFFVGLGLRAAMKMKIGYLGKAELFKPPFGFIFRWLGGTPVYRTEKNNLVESYIEAINSKEHMLFALAPEGTRGDVQKLKSGFYYMALGAKIPIVLVGFDLPLKKCVISEPIFVSGDFEKDAKEILIPFFEKISGFHKSWIANYKNNIF, from the coding sequence ATGAATTTCATTTTCAGATTTTTCTTTAAAATATTAGGTTGGAAAATTGAGGGACGAGTGCCAACCGAACTCAAAAAAGGTATTTTTGTAGTTGCACCTCACAATAGCACCAAGGATTTTTTTGTGGGTTTGGGTTTAAGGGCGGCTATGAAAATGAAAATCGGATATTTGGGGAAAGCTGAACTATTTAAACCGCCTTTTGGGTTTATTTTCAGATGGCTGGGAGGTACGCCGGTTTACAGAACCGAAAAAAACAATCTGGTAGAAAGCTATATTGAAGCCATTAATAGTAAGGAACATATGCTTTTTGCACTTGCTCCGGAAGGCACAAGAGGGGATGTTCAGAAACTTAAATCGGGTTTTTATTATATGGCTTTGGGAGCAAAAATTCCTATCGTTTTGGTGGGTTTCGATTTACCATTGAAAAAATGTGTGATTTCAGAACCTATTTTTGTAAGCGGTGATTTTGAAAAAGATGCAAAAGAAATTCTGATTCCTTTTTTTGAAAAGATTTCAGGTTTTCATAAATCCTGGATTGCAAATTATAAAAACAATATTTTTTAA
- a CDS encoding site-2 protease family protein: MKKIFRGPRLHLILFLVTVITTTVSGYEWISGKPVLAFYKTISLDDLLQGFWFSVPFLAFLTFHEFGHFFMAKIRNIEVTLPYYIPGWLGILTSLGTFGAFIKIKERITNRNDYFDIGIAGPLAGFVVAVGVLIYGFSNLPSDDFVYAIHPEYKNFNGNYRDLLNLTPNNPNAIVFGKSILYNFLESTFADPSRIPHIYELSHYPILLAGFLGLLFTALNLLPIGQLDGGHIMFSLIGKKAFDIVSPVFLVVLVAYSGLGLFSLNEFSAAYTDQQYELILKFLFFVYFNYLSFSRIFKSKASNWILALSVVLLQFLITKYSPQTVGYSGFLAFGFLIGRVLGVYHPDTGESKPLNFTRQLLGWLAILIFIVCFSPNPIN, from the coding sequence ATGAAAAAAATATTCCGGGGTCCCCGATTGCATCTGATTTTGTTTCTTGTTACCGTCATAACTACCACGGTTTCAGGATATGAATGGATTTCCGGTAAACCTGTTTTGGCATTTTACAAGACTATCAGTCTGGATGACCTACTTCAGGGTTTTTGGTTTTCAGTTCCATTTCTCGCCTTTTTGACCTTCCATGAATTCGGTCATTTTTTTATGGCAAAAATCAGGAATATTGAAGTGACACTTCCTTATTACATTCCCGGATGGTTAGGCATTTTGACATCATTGGGTACTTTCGGAGCTTTTATTAAAATCAAAGAAAGAATTACCAATAGGAATGATTATTTTGATATTGGAATAGCCGGGCCACTGGCGGGTTTTGTGGTGGCGGTTGGGGTGCTAATTTATGGTTTTTCTAATTTACCAAGCGATGATTTTGTTTATGCAATACATCCTGAATATAAAAATTTCAACGGGAACTACAGAGACTTATTAAATCTAACACCCAATAATCCCAATGCCATAGTATTCGGTAAAAGTATTTTATATAATTTCCTTGAAAGTACTTTTGCAGACCCTTCCAGAATTCCTCATATTTACGAACTATCTCATTATCCAATATTACTTGCGGGATTTTTAGGATTGCTGTTCACAGCCTTAAATCTCTTGCCCATCGGGCAATTAGATGGCGGGCATATAATGTTTTCATTGATTGGGAAAAAAGCCTTCGACATAGTTTCCCCTGTGTTTTTGGTGGTTTTAGTGGCCTATTCAGGTCTTGGATTATTCAGCTTAAATGAATTTTCGGCAGCTTATACCGACCAACAATATGAACTGATTTTGAAATTTCTCTTTTTTGTATATTTTAATTACCTTTCGTTCTCGCGAATTTTTAAAAGTAAAGCCTCAAATTGGATTTTAGCCTTATCTGTTGTTCTTTTACAATTTTTAATCACGAAATATTCACCTCAAACAGTCGGATATTCCGGATTTTTGGCATTTGGCTTTTTAATTGGACGGGTATTGGGAGTTTATCATCCGGATACCGGAGAATCTAAACCATTGAATTTTACCCGTCAGCTATTGGGTTGGCTGGCTATACTTATTTTTATTGTTTGTTTTTCTCCCAATCCTATCAACTAA
- a CDS encoding HAD family phosphatase, which yields MVLKDEIKAVVFDFGNVIINIDLEKTYQAFSDLTFKPASKIKALFTENQIFRKYEIGFFEEEEFRDVIRQTLGYPLNDDEIDNAWNALLLDAPEKRIRYLEDLRLKVPIYLLSNTNDTHIKASTRYFREKHNYSNFFRIFNRVFLSFKIKLYKPEFEIYHHLISELNLEPHQILFLDDNQDNIDAAKECGINAIKINPPEDFMPILDLLIS from the coding sequence ATGGTTTTAAAAGATGAGATTAAAGCCGTAGTTTTTGATTTCGGCAACGTGATTATTAATATTGACCTCGAAAAAACCTATCAGGCATTTTCTGATTTGACATTTAAACCTGCGTCAAAAATTAAAGCTCTTTTTACTGAAAATCAGATATTCAGGAAATATGAAATCGGTTTTTTTGAAGAAGAAGAGTTTAGAGATGTAATAAGGCAAACATTGGGGTATCCGCTTAACGACGATGAAATAGACAATGCCTGGAATGCTCTCCTTCTCGATGCCCCGGAAAAAAGAATCAGGTATCTGGAAGATCTAAGGTTAAAGGTGCCGATTTATCTATTGAGCAACACAAATGATACTCATATAAAAGCCAGTACGCGATATTTTCGTGAAAAACATAACTATTCAAATTTTTTCAGGATTTTCAACCGGGTCTTTCTTTCTTTCAAAATAAAATTATACAAACCTGAATTCGAAATATATCATCATTTAATTTCCGAATTAAATCTTGAACCCCACCAAATATTATTTCTCGACGACAATCAGGACAATATTGATGCTGCCAAAGAATGTGGTATCAATGCCATTAAAATTAATCCACCTGAGGATTTTATGCCTATACTTGATTTATTAATTTCATGA
- a CDS encoding acetyl-CoA carboxylase carboxyltransferase subunit alpha: MKTLLEFEKPIADLEAKLEDMKKLAEENNVDVSDAVRNLNSAIDALRTETFHNLTRWQRVQLSRHPDRPYTQDYIERICSEFHELHGDRTVRDDPAIIGGLANINGKSVMVIGQQKGRKTKERQFRNFGMPNPEGYRKALRLMKMAEKFNIPVVTLIDTPGAFPGLEAEERGQGEAIARNLKEMMVLKVPVICIIIGEGASGGALGIAIGDRVLMLENAWYSVISPENCSTILWRTWEFKEQAAEALKLTATDMKSNGLIDGIIPEPIGGAHQDWDKMAEILQNTILAEIENLEKQSPSERINSRIDKFCSMGVVIE, encoded by the coding sequence ATGAAGACTTTACTCGAATTTGAAAAACCTATAGCCGATCTGGAAGCTAAACTCGAAGACATGAAAAAACTTGCAGAGGAAAATAATGTTGATGTGAGTGATGCCGTAAGGAACCTAAATTCGGCCATCGATGCACTTCGGACCGAAACTTTCCATAACCTTACCCGTTGGCAAAGGGTACAGCTATCCAGACATCCCGACCGACCCTATACCCAGGATTATATCGAAAGAATCTGTTCTGAATTTCACGAACTTCATGGTGATCGTACAGTTAGAGATGATCCGGCCATTATTGGTGGTCTGGCCAATATAAACGGAAAAAGTGTAATGGTGATCGGCCAGCAAAAAGGCAGAAAAACCAAAGAAAGACAATTCAGGAATTTTGGAATGCCCAACCCTGAAGGTTATAGAAAGGCCTTAAGGTTAATGAAAATGGCGGAAAAATTCAATATTCCAGTTGTAACACTAATTGACACTCCGGGGGCGTTTCCCGGTTTGGAAGCCGAAGAGAGAGGTCAAGGAGAAGCAATCGCTAGAAATCTGAAAGAAATGATGGTACTAAAAGTGCCTGTAATTTGTATTATTATTGGAGAAGGAGCCTCAGGTGGAGCATTAGGAATTGCAATAGGAGATCGGGTGTTGATGCTCGAAAACGCCTGGTATTCAGTTATTTCCCCTGAAAACTGTTCAACTATACTCTGGAGAACCTGGGAGTTTAAAGAGCAGGCTGCTGAGGCATTAAAACTCACAGCCACAGACATGAAAAGCAATGGTTTGATTGACGGTATTATCCCTGAGCCTATAGGAGGTGCACATCAGGATTGGGATAAAATGGCGGAGATTCTCCAAAATACAATTTTAGCGGAAATCGAAAACCTTGAAAAACAGAGTCCTTCAGAAAGAATCAATAGCAGAATAGATAAATTCTGCTCAATGGGAGTTGTAATCGAATAA
- a CDS encoding MBL fold metallo-hydrolase has product MKLSFYGAARRVTGSMFLLELDDDYRILIDCGSSLNDSRERKSAKEFGNFPFDASLINVVFLTHAHIDHSGQIPNLYQAGFEGQILCTSPTIDLTELLLYDAASLNTRIAKGIEKSHKKSKKWKSIETQSLYFDKQVKNAIGNFVPIAYNQRFRFKDDGYVTFIQAGHLLGAAHILIEIKENGVWKKIGFSGDIGRRDFTLLPNPQSLPDVDYLVMESTYGNRNHKDKGEPEAILKEIIEEACVDKAGRLIIPSFSVGRTQCLLYTLNKLYENYNIKPIKVFTDSPLAKNSTKVYEKYRTYLNKDAKEFYEETDSLFDFANLEYIETSADSQAISTHAEPCIIISSSGMIKGGRVEHHIEKNIENPYATILMVGYATDDSVGGKLLSGEMKNIIIRNKKLDVNARIRKIDIFSGHGGLSDLENFARQQSPEKLKKVFLVHGDLDAMINFRQILLEDGFSDVEIPEENQTYEL; this is encoded by the coding sequence ATGAAGTTATCGTTTTACGGTGCGGCCCGAAGGGTGACAGGAAGTATGTTTTTGTTGGAGTTAGACGATGATTATCGAATTTTGATAGATTGTGGTTCTTCTCTAAATGATTCAAGGGAAAGAAAATCAGCCAAAGAATTTGGGAATTTCCCTTTTGATGCTTCTTTAATTAATGTTGTTTTCCTTACACATGCACATATAGATCACTCAGGGCAAATACCAAATCTTTATCAGGCGGGATTTGAAGGTCAGATTTTATGTACTTCTCCCACTATTGATTTGACGGAACTTTTACTTTATGATGCTGCAAGTCTTAATACTCGTATTGCCAAAGGAATAGAGAAAAGCCACAAAAAATCGAAAAAGTGGAAAAGCATTGAGACTCAAAGTTTGTATTTTGATAAGCAAGTAAAAAATGCCATCGGGAATTTCGTTCCTATAGCTTATAATCAACGTTTTAGGTTTAAAGATGATGGCTACGTAACTTTTATTCAGGCCGGACATTTGCTTGGTGCTGCCCATATCCTGATCGAGATTAAAGAAAATGGGGTCTGGAAGAAAATTGGTTTTTCAGGTGATATAGGAAGAAGAGACTTTACCCTTTTGCCCAACCCTCAGTCACTTCCTGATGTTGATTATCTTGTAATGGAATCAACCTACGGAAACAGAAATCATAAAGATAAAGGTGAGCCTGAAGCGATTTTGAAGGAAATAATAGAAGAAGCTTGCGTTGATAAAGCCGGAAGATTGATAATTCCATCTTTTAGTGTAGGTAGAACACAATGTCTCCTTTATACCCTTAATAAATTGTATGAAAATTACAATATTAAACCTATTAAGGTTTTCACTGATAGTCCTTTAGCCAAAAATAGCACGAAGGTTTATGAGAAATACAGGACATACCTCAACAAAGACGCTAAAGAATTCTATGAGGAAACTGACAGCTTGTTTGACTTTGCCAATTTGGAATATATCGAAACATCGGCCGACAGTCAGGCGATATCTACTCATGCAGAACCATGCATAATCATTTCGTCTTCAGGCATGATAAAAGGGGGAAGAGTAGAACATCATATTGAAAAAAATATTGAGAATCCTTATGCCACCATTTTAATGGTCGGATACGCAACCGATGATTCGGTAGGTGGAAAATTGCTTTCGGGCGAAATGAAAAATATAATTATCAGAAACAAGAAACTGGATGTAAATGCCAGAATCAGAAAAATTGATATTTTTAGCGGCCACGGCGGATTATCGGATTTAGAGAATTTTGCAAGACAACAATCACCAGAAAAATTAAAAAAAGTATTCCTTGTACACGGAGATTTGGATGCTATGATTAATTTTAGGCAAATTTTGCTCGAAGATGGTTTTTCGGATGTTGAAATTCCGGAAGAAAATCAAACTTACGAACTTTAA
- the dacB gene encoding D-alanyl-D-alanine carboxypeptidase/D-alanyl-D-alanine-endopeptidase produces the protein MNVFCLIILQIGQLTSALNKVIDEYKILNEAKYVNVSVSIRELKSSKEVFSHNSNLSMPPASTFKLLSTASALETFGPDYRFQSDGFLSGKVMDEVLLGNLIINGNSNPAFAAKRFNKNSISDIVNALKNQNIKRIEGKIKVKRTKSFNMPLDWQIGDVGNYYGAFPSEFNFNENMFSVFFDSGSKLGDTVIISRVTPEYSKWKIKNLVTTAVPGSGDQVNFISLPFSKEIIAAGTIPVNSKSFEIKGAIPEPDMVFEELLKKSLIENGIEIAGQDYVDETFIPFFTESSPAISELIKECNYKSVNFLADGFSNILLQKNTLKNLSEVYNLTLGVRDSVDYSLFRINDGSGLSPSNTISTSAMTRFLSAYSGSRYFDVFLESLPVVGESGTVRSFDPNKKTKGRINAKSGSIGGVKNLSGYFKNEKNELYSFAIYLSGLNDTAGLFSRNFYEKILTTMIDVGQF, from the coding sequence ATGAATGTTTTTTGTCTCATTATTTTGCAGATTGGGCAACTTACTTCGGCTTTGAATAAAGTTATTGATGAATATAAAATTCTTAATGAAGCCAAATATGTAAATGTTTCGGTTTCTATAAGAGAGTTAAAATCTTCTAAAGAAGTTTTCTCGCACAATTCAAACTTGTCAATGCCGCCAGCTTCAACTTTCAAGCTTTTGTCAACGGCTTCAGCTTTAGAAACCTTTGGCCCCGATTACAGGTTTCAATCCGATGGTTTTTTGAGTGGAAAAGTAATGGACGAGGTACTTTTGGGAAATTTAATTATTAATGGCAACTCTAACCCGGCATTTGCAGCAAAAAGATTTAATAAAAATTCTATTTCAGACATTGTAAACGCCTTAAAAAACCAAAACATAAAAAGAATAGAAGGCAAAATTAAAGTAAAAAGAACGAAATCTTTTAATATGCCTCTCGATTGGCAAATCGGGGACGTTGGAAACTATTATGGAGCTTTCCCTTCAGAATTTAATTTTAATGAAAACATGTTTTCTGTTTTTTTCGACTCCGGTTCAAAACTGGGTGATACCGTCATTATTAGCCGGGTGACTCCGGAATACAGCAAATGGAAAATTAAAAATCTTGTAACTACGGCAGTGCCAGGATCTGGTGATCAGGTAAATTTTATTTCGTTGCCCTTTTCAAAAGAGATTATTGCTGCCGGTACAATCCCAGTTAATTCTAAAAGTTTTGAAATTAAAGGTGCCATACCTGAGCCTGACATGGTTTTTGAAGAATTATTAAAAAAATCTTTAATTGAAAATGGAATAGAAATCGCTGGCCAGGATTATGTAGATGAAACTTTTATCCCATTTTTTACTGAAAGTTCACCGGCAATTTCGGAACTCATCAAAGAATGTAATTATAAAAGTGTAAATTTCTTAGCAGATGGTTTTAGCAATATTTTACTCCAAAAAAATACTTTAAAAAATCTATCCGAAGTGTATAATTTAACCTTGGGCGTAAGAGATAGTGTCGATTATTCTTTATTCCGAATTAATGATGGCAGCGGTCTTTCTCCCTCAAATACCATCAGCACATCTGCAATGACCAGATTTCTTTCAGCTTATTCAGGTTCCCGATATTTTGATGTGTTTTTAGAAAGCCTGCCAGTGGTGGGTGAAAGTGGAACTGTGAGGAGTTTTGACCCTAACAAAAAAACTAAAGGAAGGATAAATGCTAAGAGCGGCTCAATTGGTGGCGTTAAGAATTTATCAGGTTATTTTAAAAATGAAAAAAATGAATTATATTCATTTGCCATATATTTGTCCGGTTTAAATGATACCGCTGGATTATTTTCCCGCAATTTTTATGAAAAAATATTGACTACGATGATTGATGTAGGTCAATTTTAG